A single window of Xylocopilactobacillus apicola DNA harbors:
- the rpsR gene encoding 30S ribosomal protein S18, producing the protein MQNQRGGFRRRRKVDYIAANHIKYIDYKDEELLRRFISERGKILPRRVTGASALNQRKLTRAIKRARIMAILPFVNKDE; encoded by the coding sequence ATGCAAAATCAACGTGGTGGTTTCCGCCGTCGACGTAAAGTTGACTATATCGCAGCAAACCACATTAAATACATCGATTATAAAGACGAAGAATTACTTCGCCGCTTTATTTCTGAACGTGGTAAGATTTTGCCTCGTCGGGTAACCGGAGCAAGTGCGTTAAATCAGCGCAAACTAACCCGGGCTATCAAACGAGCTCGCATTATGGCTATTTTGCCTTTTGTTAATAAAGACGAATAA
- the ssb gene encoding single-stranded DNA-binding protein — protein sequence MINNVVLVGRLTKDPDLRYTGNGTAVASFTVAVDRNFTNTQGNRETDFINCVVWRKQAETFANYMHKGSLVGVEGRLQTRNYEGNDGKRVYVTEVLVNNFSFLEPKGSGGGNNNSDSSNPPQPNTSAPTFNGTDVTDKAENPFADNDNKNGFDPDAPLDISDDDLPF from the coding sequence ATGATCAATAATGTAGTTTTAGTTGGTCGTCTAACTAAAGACCCTGATCTCAGATATACTGGTAATGGAACTGCGGTTGCATCTTTTACAGTAGCTGTGGATCGGAATTTTACTAATACTCAAGGCAATCGGGAAACTGACTTTATCAATTGCGTAGTTTGGCGCAAACAAGCAGAAACTTTTGCTAATTACATGCACAAAGGATCCCTTGTCGGCGTTGAAGGTCGACTTCAGACTCGAAACTATGAAGGTAATGATGGCAAAAGAGTTTATGTGACCGAGGTTCTAGTCAACAACTTTTCATTTCTGGAACCTAAAGGATCAGGAGGCGGTAACAATAATTCCGACTCTTCTAATCCTCCGCAACCAAACACCAGCGCGCCAACCTTCAATGGTACTGACGTTACTGATAAAGCAGAAAATCCTTTTGCAGACAACGACAACAAAAACGGTTTTGATCCAGATGCACCTTTAGACATTTCTGATGATGATTTACCATTTTAA
- a CDS encoding PTS sugar transporter subunit IIC, with product MKYSESTPVKDFILNVLNGVSIGIVAMLIPSAILGTFSSLFMNVPFFKVIYEMTNFVMILMPAVSGYIVGHIFEFTPIQSSGVALAAAVGAGNWKFKNGVFVAKGVGDVINLIIVISIAVLFVYFIGSHLGSFTILLLPSLSVLIPGGIGYLILPYVSYITTWIGNLVNDITKLQPLPMALLLAIIFAAMIVTPISTVGISTAIGLAGIGAGAAGVGITSLGFALCFYGWRVNGVGTSLAHFLGSPKIQMANIMSKPKLLIPPCINAGIMGIVAALFNVKGTPISAGFGVSGGVSYLAAYKFMKPGAMSLIILFVIFIVLPLILGIISKIIFIDVLHFMKPEDFKINVK from the coding sequence ATGAAGTATTCAGAAAGTACACCAGTTAAGGATTTTATCCTTAATGTTTTAAATGGAGTGAGTATTGGAATTGTTGCGATGTTAATTCCTTCAGCAATTTTAGGAACTTTCTCCAGTCTTTTTATGAACGTTCCATTTTTCAAAGTAATCTATGAAATGACCAATTTCGTTATGATCTTAATGCCAGCGGTTTCTGGCTATATTGTGGGACATATTTTCGAATTTACGCCCATTCAAAGCTCCGGTGTTGCCTTAGCTGCTGCCGTTGGCGCCGGTAATTGGAAATTTAAAAACGGGGTTTTCGTCGCAAAAGGGGTCGGAGATGTCATCAATCTTATAATAGTTATTTCCATCGCAGTACTATTTGTCTATTTTATTGGATCTCATTTGGGAAGTTTCACCATCTTACTCTTGCCATCTCTTTCAGTCTTAATTCCCGGCGGGATTGGTTATTTAATCTTACCTTATGTGAGTTACATCACAACTTGGATTGGCAATTTAGTAAACGACATAACAAAATTGCAGCCTTTGCCGATGGCCTTGCTTTTGGCAATAATCTTTGCGGCAATGATTGTTACTCCAATTTCGACGGTCGGTATCTCAACTGCAATTGGTCTTGCCGGAATCGGAGCTGGCGCTGCAGGCGTGGGAATCACAAGTCTTGGATTCGCTCTATGTTTTTATGGTTGGAGGGTCAACGGAGTTGGAACCAGTCTGGCGCACTTCTTAGGTTCTCCGAAGATCCAAATGGCTAACATAATGTCTAAACCCAAACTCTTGATTCCGCCCTGTATTAACGCTGGGATCATGGGAATCGTTGCAGCTCTTTTTAATGTCAAAGGCACCCCCATTTCCGCTGGTTTTGGAGTTTCGGGCGGCGTTAGTTATTTAGCAGCTTACAAATTTATGAAACCTGGAGCGATGTCTTTAATTATTCTTTTTGTGATTTTTATTGTTTTACCTCTTATCCTCGGCATCATCAGTAAAATCATCTTTATTGACGTTTTACATTTTATGAAACCCGAAGATTTTAAAATAAATGTAAAATAA
- a CDS encoding aminotransferase class I/II-fold pyridoxal phosphate-dependent enzyme, with protein sequence MTNSLLGKMNKRLADIKPSDIRAFDEKVSTVPGMLKLTLGEPDFHTPEHVKAAGIKAIENNETQYAPSNGTQGLKEAAADFIDRHYNLHYSADETIITVGATESLYTVFASILNEGDEVLVPTPTFPLYFADISVNGGIPVFINTASNGFVLTPEMLDEAFKAHSNVKAIMLNYPSNPTGVTYSRDEVKALADYLADKDIFVVADEIYSEITYDQRHTSIAEFLPEKTILINGASKSHAMTGWRIGTINAPLEITRELGKIHQFTVTAAGTMNMAAAEEAFKNGYDDGTEMKKEYQKRRDYLVDSLSELGFTCAKPTGAFYLFVRIPAEMQQDSFKFCYDLADRVKLALIAGAAFGPGGEGYVRLSYAASMADLKEAVKRLAEYKKMILG encoded by the coding sequence ATGACAAATTCATTGTTAGGTAAGATGAATAAACGACTAGCTGATATTAAACCATCAGATATTCGGGCGTTCGATGAAAAAGTTTCGACTGTACCAGGAATGTTAAAATTAACATTGGGAGAACCAGATTTTCATACGCCAGAGCACGTTAAGGCGGCGGGAATTAAAGCAATTGAGAATAATGAAACCCAGTATGCTCCTTCTAATGGAACTCAAGGCTTAAAAGAAGCAGCAGCTGATTTTATAGATCGGCACTACAATCTGCATTATTCAGCAGATGAAACAATTATTACAGTCGGAGCAACAGAATCTCTGTATACAGTTTTTGCTTCGATTCTTAACGAGGGCGACGAAGTTTTAGTTCCGACGCCAACTTTTCCTTTATATTTTGCAGATATCTCAGTTAACGGCGGAATTCCAGTTTTCATTAATACTGCCAGCAATGGTTTTGTCTTGACGCCAGAGATGCTTGATGAAGCATTTAAGGCTCACTCAAACGTTAAAGCAATCATGCTTAATTATCCAAGCAATCCAACTGGAGTTACGTATTCACGCGACGAGGTCAAGGCTTTGGCCGATTATTTGGCAGACAAAGATATTTTTGTGGTCGCAGATGAGATTTATTCGGAAATTACTTATGATCAACGCCACACGTCGATTGCAGAATTTCTTCCAGAGAAGACGATTCTAATCAACGGTGCATCGAAGTCGCATGCGATGACCGGTTGGCGGATTGGAACAATTAATGCGCCGCTAGAAATTACTCGCGAATTAGGAAAAATTCATCAGTTCACCGTAACTGCTGCGGGCACCATGAATATGGCAGCAGCCGAAGAAGCATTTAAGAACGGCTATGACGACGGCACTGAAATGAAAAAAGAGTACCAAAAGCGCCGAGATTATTTGGTAGATTCCTTAAGTGAACTTGGTTTTACCTGCGCAAAACCGACCGGTGCTTTCTATTTATTTGTAAGAATTCCGGCCGAGATGCAACAAGATAGTTTCAAATTCTGCTATGATCTAGCTGATCGTGTGAAGCTGGCTTTAATCGCAGGGGCAGCCTTTGGTCCTGGCGGAGAAGGGTACGTCAGACTAAGCTATGCTGCAAGTATGGCCGATCTAAAAGAAGCAGTGAAGCGTTTAGCTGAATATAAAAAAATGATTTTAGGTTAA